From a region of the Rathayibacter sp. VKM Ac-2804 genome:
- a CDS encoding alpha/beta fold hydrolase has product MPGTAVDRTFQDAYGVTIHWRWWSHPRPKAIVQIAHGVGEHSGRYVELAEALVAAGYAVAADDHRGHGRTGLEQHGGDVAELGRLGPGGLRAAEEAINRLTRELGAENCGVPIVLLGHSWGSLMAQRIVDHRSADYAALILSGTAYRLPGYMNAGDLARRHRVPGGLGLEWLSRDPAVWQLFHDDPLTFTTPLAKRIGLRETLRLVGRPARRPEHPLPLLLVVGADDSLGGERSVRALAQAYRRRAGYTDVSVRVYPEARHELFQELNRVEVTADLVGWLDERFPAPGEDVAPPA; this is encoded by the coding sequence ATGCCCGGCACCGCGGTCGACAGGACCTTCCAGGACGCCTACGGCGTGACGATCCACTGGCGCTGGTGGTCGCACCCGCGCCCGAAGGCGATCGTGCAGATCGCGCACGGCGTGGGCGAGCACTCCGGCCGCTACGTCGAGCTCGCCGAGGCGCTCGTCGCCGCGGGCTACGCGGTCGCCGCCGACGATCACCGCGGGCACGGGCGCACCGGCCTCGAGCAGCACGGCGGCGACGTCGCCGAGCTCGGGCGGCTCGGCCCGGGCGGTCTGCGCGCGGCGGAGGAGGCGATCAACCGGCTGACCCGCGAGCTGGGGGCCGAGAACTGCGGCGTCCCGATCGTCCTGCTCGGCCACTCCTGGGGCTCGCTGATGGCGCAGCGGATCGTCGACCACCGCTCCGCCGACTACGCCGCCCTGATCCTCAGCGGCACGGCGTACCGCCTCCCCGGGTACATGAACGCCGGCGATCTGGCCCGCCGGCACCGGGTGCCCGGCGGGCTCGGGCTCGAGTGGCTCTCGCGCGACCCGGCGGTCTGGCAGCTCTTCCACGACGACCCGCTCACCTTCACCACCCCGCTCGCGAAGCGGATCGGGCTGCGCGAGACGCTGCGGCTCGTGGGCCGGCCGGCCCGGCGGCCCGAGCACCCGCTGCCGCTGCTGCTCGTCGTCGGTGCGGACGACAGCCTCGGCGGCGAGCGCTCGGTGCGGGCGCTGGCCCAGGCGTACCGCCGCCGGGCCGGCTACACGGACGTCAGCGTGCGGGTGTACCCGGAGGCGCGGCACGAGCTGTTCCAGGAGCTCAACCGCGTCGAGGTCACGGCCGACCTGGTCGGCTGGCTCGACGAGCGGTTCCCCGCACCAGGGGAGGACGTCGCTCCTCCGGCCTAG
- a CDS encoding site-specific DNA-methyltransferase yields MPRTIQIADGVPETRSAVIHAENLEVLPLLADGSFTVVYLDPPFNTGRAQVRTSTTSVRSATGTISGFKGRSYERIRGDLLRYDDRFDDYWSFLEPRLAEAWRLLADDGTLYLHLDYREAHYAKVLLDALFGRECFLNEIIWAYDYGAKATKRWPTKHDTILVYVKDPRGYHFDSAAVDREPYMAPGLVTPEKAERGKRPTDVWWHTIVSPTGREKTGYPTQKPEGVLRRIVQASSREGDAVLDFFAGSGTTGAVAHALGRRFVLVDEHADAIAVMRRRFAAHDPEPLFL; encoded by the coding sequence GTGCCCAGGACGATCCAGATCGCGGACGGCGTCCCGGAGACCCGGAGCGCGGTGATCCATGCCGAGAACCTCGAGGTCCTGCCGCTGCTCGCGGACGGGTCCTTCACCGTCGTGTACCTCGATCCGCCGTTCAACACCGGCCGCGCGCAGGTGCGGACGTCGACCACCTCCGTCCGCTCGGCGACCGGCACCATCTCCGGCTTCAAGGGCCGCAGCTACGAGCGGATCCGCGGCGACCTCCTCCGCTACGACGACCGCTTCGACGACTACTGGTCCTTCCTCGAGCCGCGCCTCGCCGAGGCCTGGCGCCTGCTCGCCGACGACGGCACCCTCTATCTGCACCTCGACTACCGCGAGGCGCACTACGCGAAGGTGCTGCTGGACGCTCTGTTCGGCCGCGAGTGCTTCCTCAACGAGATCATCTGGGCCTACGACTACGGCGCCAAGGCCACCAAGCGCTGGCCGACCAAGCACGACACGATCCTCGTCTACGTGAAGGACCCGCGCGGCTACCACTTCGACTCCGCCGCCGTGGACCGCGAGCCTTACATGGCACCCGGCCTCGTCACCCCTGAGAAGGCCGAGCGCGGCAAGCGCCCCACCGACGTCTGGTGGCACACCATCGTCTCGCCCACCGGCCGCGAGAAGACCGGCTACCCCACCCAGAAGCCCGAGGGCGTGCTCCGCCGCATCGTCCAGGCCTCCAGCCGCGAGGGCGACGCCGTGCTCGACTTCTTCGCCGGCTCCGGCACCACCGGCGCCGTCGCGCACGCCCTCGGCCGCCGCTTCGTCCTCGTCGACGAGCACGCCGACGCCATCGCGGTGATGCGCCGCCGCTTCGCCGCCCACGACCCGGAGCCCCTCTTCCTCTGA
- a CDS encoding biotin/lipoate A/B protein ligase family protein has protein sequence MHGEYKVPGGKLVVVDLDVVDGRFAGFRLAGDFFLEPDTALDDIDRAVVGLPAESDARTIAAVIRQALPADAVLLGFTPEAVAVAIRRSLQKATSWRDYDWRIVHAKAVSPSMHLALDEVLTAAVGEGRREPTLRIWEWDQPAVVIGSFQSLRNEVDLENAEKYGVEVVRRISGGGAMFMEAGSVVTYSLYVPGDLVQGLTFADSYAFLDEWAVSALQSLGIDAVYQPLNDITSPSGKIGGAAQKRLGSGAVLHHVTMSYDIDAEKMVQVLRIGREKLSDKGIASAVKRVDPLRSQTGLSRAEIIERMKATFVQLHGGTAGDLTAEEYAEAEELVASKYSTPEWLRRVP, from the coding sequence ATGCATGGCGAGTACAAGGTCCCCGGTGGAAAGCTCGTGGTCGTCGACCTCGACGTGGTCGACGGGAGGTTCGCCGGCTTCCGGCTCGCGGGCGACTTCTTCCTCGAGCCCGACACGGCCCTCGACGACATCGACCGCGCGGTGGTGGGGCTGCCGGCCGAGAGCGACGCGAGGACGATCGCCGCGGTGATCCGCCAGGCGCTCCCCGCCGATGCGGTGCTGCTCGGCTTCACCCCCGAGGCCGTCGCGGTCGCGATCCGGCGCTCGCTGCAGAAGGCGACCAGCTGGCGCGACTACGACTGGCGCATCGTGCACGCGAAGGCGGTCTCGCCGTCGATGCACCTCGCGCTCGACGAGGTGCTCACCGCGGCCGTCGGCGAGGGGCGCCGCGAGCCGACGCTGCGGATCTGGGAGTGGGACCAGCCCGCCGTGGTCATCGGCAGCTTCCAGTCGCTGCGCAACGAGGTCGACCTCGAGAACGCGGAGAAGTACGGCGTCGAGGTCGTCCGCCGCATCTCGGGCGGCGGCGCGATGTTCATGGAGGCGGGCAGCGTCGTCACCTACTCGCTCTACGTCCCCGGCGATCTCGTGCAGGGCCTCACCTTCGCCGACTCCTACGCCTTCCTCGACGAGTGGGCCGTCAGCGCGCTGCAGTCGCTCGGCATCGACGCGGTCTACCAGCCGCTCAACGACATCACCTCGCCCTCCGGCAAGATCGGCGGAGCGGCGCAGAAGCGGCTCGGCTCCGGCGCCGTCCTGCACCACGTGACCATGAGCTACGACATCGACGCCGAGAAGATGGTGCAGGTGCTGCGGATCGGGCGCGAGAAGCTCTCCGACAAGGGCATCGCCTCCGCGGTGAAGCGCGTCGACCCGCTGCGCAGCCAGACCGGGCTCAGCCGTGCCGAGATCATCGAGCGGATGAAGGCGACCTTCGTCCAGCTGCACGGCGGGACCGCGGGCGATCTGACGGCCGAGGAGTACGCGGAGGCCGAGGAGCTCGTGGCGTCGAAGTACTCGACGCCGGAGTGGCTGCGCCGGGTGCCGTGA
- a CDS encoding GNAT family N-acetyltransferase, which yields MISEVRHDEDRSQYTLWVDGENVGLADYAVRGADVVFLHTEIAPEHRHEGLGDRLVEAALDDAHDRGAHVVPLCPFVADFIADHPDYQELLAS from the coding sequence ATGATCTCCGAGGTGCGCCACGACGAGGACCGGTCCCAGTACACGCTGTGGGTCGACGGCGAGAACGTCGGCCTCGCCGACTACGCGGTCCGCGGCGCGGACGTGGTCTTCCTGCACACCGAGATCGCTCCCGAGCACCGGCACGAGGGCCTCGGCGACCGCCTGGTCGAGGCCGCCCTGGACGACGCGCACGACCGCGGCGCGCACGTCGTCCCGCTCTGCCCGTTCGTCGCCGACTTCATCGCCGACCACCCGGACTACCAGGAGCTGCTCGCGAGCTGA
- a CDS encoding GH1 family beta-glucosidase, protein MARVERLAARDWPAGFLWGSATAAAQIEGAGHEGGKEDSIWDAFSRVPGAVANGDTPEVAVDHYHRMPADVALMKRLGLASYRFSVSWSRVKPGDRSVNPEGLDFYSRLVDELLGAGVLPWLTLYHWDLPQALEETGGWTNRDTAERFRDYAEAVHARLGDRVAHWTTFNEPFCSTLLSYGAGIHAPGVISQQAALAAVHHTHLAHGLAVSALRELGAQNLGITLNLSNAVPDDPEDEVDLDAARRFDALQNRIFLDPLLLGEYPEDLLEDVAGLGLDELIQDGDLATIAQPLDFLGVNHYHDDNVSGRPLPADAEDFAQATEREVGSPWVGSESITFPSRGLPRTAMDWEVHPDGLRYLLTRLGLEYENLPPLYVTENGAAYDDVVEDGRVHDVDRTQYVLDHVEKVADAIDQGADVRGYFVWSLLDNYEWAWGYEKRFGIVRVDYASQERLIKDSGLVYSRLIGGAAAEALD, encoded by the coding sequence CGACTGGCCCGCCGGATTCCTCTGGGGCTCCGCCACCGCCGCCGCGCAGATCGAGGGCGCCGGCCACGAGGGCGGCAAGGAGGACAGCATCTGGGACGCCTTCTCCCGCGTCCCCGGCGCCGTCGCGAACGGCGACACGCCTGAGGTCGCCGTCGACCACTACCACCGGATGCCCGCCGACGTCGCGCTGATGAAGCGCCTCGGCCTCGCCTCCTACCGCTTCTCGGTCAGCTGGTCGCGGGTGAAGCCCGGCGACCGCTCCGTCAACCCTGAGGGACTCGACTTCTACTCCCGCCTCGTCGACGAGCTGCTCGGCGCCGGAGTGCTGCCCTGGCTGACGCTCTACCACTGGGACCTCCCGCAGGCCCTCGAGGAGACGGGCGGCTGGACGAACCGCGACACCGCCGAGCGCTTCCGGGACTACGCGGAGGCGGTGCATGCGCGCCTCGGCGACCGGGTGGCGCACTGGACCACCTTCAACGAGCCGTTCTGCTCGACCCTGCTCTCCTACGGCGCCGGGATCCACGCGCCCGGCGTGATCTCGCAGCAGGCCGCTCTGGCCGCGGTGCACCACACCCACCTCGCGCACGGGCTCGCCGTCTCGGCCCTGCGCGAGCTCGGCGCGCAGAACCTCGGCATCACGCTCAACCTCTCCAACGCCGTCCCCGACGACCCGGAGGACGAGGTCGACCTCGACGCCGCGCGCCGCTTCGACGCACTGCAGAACCGCATCTTCCTCGACCCGCTGCTGCTCGGCGAGTACCCCGAGGACCTCCTCGAGGACGTCGCGGGCCTGGGTCTGGACGAGCTGATCCAGGACGGCGACCTGGCGACGATCGCGCAGCCGCTCGACTTCCTCGGCGTGAACCACTACCACGACGACAACGTCTCGGGGCGTCCGCTGCCGGCCGACGCCGAGGACTTCGCGCAGGCGACCGAGCGCGAGGTCGGCTCGCCGTGGGTCGGCTCGGAGTCGATCACCTTCCCCTCGCGCGGCCTCCCGCGCACCGCCATGGACTGGGAGGTGCACCCCGACGGCCTGCGCTACCTGCTCACGCGGCTGGGCCTGGAGTACGAGAATCTGCCGCCGCTCTACGTCACCGAGAACGGCGCCGCGTACGACGACGTCGTCGAGGACGGCCGCGTGCACGACGTCGACCGCACCCAGTACGTGCTCGACCACGTCGAGAAGGTCGCGGACGCGATCGACCAGGGCGCCGACGTCCGCGGCTACTTCGTCTGGTCGCTGCTCGACAACTACGAGTGGGCCTGGGGCTACGAGAAGCGCTTCGGCATCGTCCGGGTCGACTACGCCAGCCAGGAGCGGCTGATCAAGGACTCCGGACTCGTCTACTCCCGCCTGATCGGCGGCGCCGCGGCCGAGGCGCTGGACTAG
- a CDS encoding response regulator produces the protein MTPDQQERTVLVVDDDFRVAQLHADLVDTRQGLRALPPVHTARAARAAVLEHAPDLLLLDVHLPDQSGIALLRELETDAFVVSAASDGATVRKALHAGALGYLIKPFDARLLGERLDAYVRFRNVLREDRVADQEAVERALRILHSGDAAAAQPSRSATEQLVLARLSESGAELSALEVAERAGISRATAQRYLSGLAGRGLVEMTLSYGTTGRPEHRYRAK, from the coding sequence ATGACCCCGGATCAGCAGGAGCGCACCGTGCTCGTCGTCGACGACGACTTCCGGGTGGCGCAGCTGCACGCCGACCTCGTCGACACCCGGCAGGGCCTGCGGGCGCTGCCGCCGGTGCACACCGCCCGGGCCGCTCGCGCCGCGGTGCTCGAGCACGCGCCGGACCTGCTGCTGCTCGACGTGCACCTGCCGGACCAGAGCGGGATCGCGCTGCTGCGGGAGCTGGAGACGGACGCGTTCGTGGTGAGCGCCGCCTCGGACGGGGCGACGGTGCGCAAGGCCCTGCACGCGGGGGCGCTGGGCTACCTGATCAAGCCGTTCGACGCGCGGCTGCTCGGCGAGCGCCTCGACGCCTACGTGCGCTTCCGCAACGTGCTGCGCGAGGACCGGGTCGCGGATCAGGAGGCGGTGGAGCGGGCGCTGCGCATCCTGCACTCGGGCGACGCCGCGGCGGCGCAGCCGTCCCGCTCGGCGACGGAGCAGCTGGTGCTGGCGCGGCTGTCCGAGTCGGGCGCCGAGCTCTCGGCCCTCGAGGTCGCGGAGCGGGCAGGCATCTCGCGCGCGACGGCCCAGCGCTACCTCTCGGGCCTCGCGGGCCGCGGCCTGGTCGAGATGACCCTGAGCTACGGCACGACGGGTCGCCCGGAGCACCGCTACCGAGCGAAGTAG
- a CDS encoding LacI family DNA-binding transcriptional regulator: MSEGIRGGGRSPTLEAVAARAGVSRATVSRVVNNAPQVAAEIVAAVQKAIVELDYVPNRAARMLASRRTQSIALIVPESTARVFADPFFAAIVQGAAMRLADTDYTLSMLIASETSGEKTRRYLLGGNVDGALVVSHHSGDHSYAALSNSLPIVFGGRPLSPDERDSYFVDVDNADGAAVATAHLIAGGRRRIATIAGPADMPPGVDRLIGWRSALTDAGLDDSLVEWGDFSPESGTAAMRRLLERDPSIDGLFAANDQMAVGAYAALREAGRRVPEDVAVVGFDDDIFARSAVPALSTVRQVPVELGARMAELLTARIEGADVEHRTLMPTELIVRASS; this comes from the coding sequence GTGTCCGAGGGCATCAGGGGAGGCGGGCGCTCGCCGACGCTCGAGGCCGTGGCCGCCCGGGCCGGCGTCTCGCGCGCCACCGTCTCGCGGGTGGTCAACAACGCGCCGCAGGTCGCCGCGGAGATCGTCGCCGCCGTGCAGAAGGCGATCGTCGAGCTGGACTACGTGCCCAACCGGGCGGCGCGGATGCTCGCCTCCCGGCGCACGCAGTCGATCGCGCTGATCGTGCCGGAGTCGACCGCGCGCGTCTTCGCCGACCCGTTCTTCGCCGCGATCGTGCAGGGCGCCGCCATGCGCCTCGCCGACACCGACTACACGCTGTCGATGCTGATCGCCTCCGAGACGAGCGGCGAGAAGACCCGCCGCTACCTCCTCGGCGGCAACGTCGACGGCGCCCTGGTCGTCTCGCACCACTCCGGCGACCACTCCTACGCCGCGCTGTCGAACTCGCTGCCGATCGTCTTCGGCGGCCGGCCGCTCTCGCCCGACGAGCGGGACTCCTACTTCGTCGACGTCGACAACGCCGACGGGGCCGCCGTCGCGACCGCGCACCTGATCGCGGGCGGGCGGCGCCGCATCGCGACCATCGCCGGTCCGGCCGACATGCCGCCCGGCGTCGACCGCCTGATCGGCTGGCGCAGCGCCCTGACCGACGCGGGTCTCGACGACTCCCTCGTCGAGTGGGGCGATTTCTCGCCCGAGAGCGGCACCGCGGCGATGCGGCGGCTCCTCGAGCGCGATCCCTCGATCGACGGCCTCTTCGCCGCCAACGACCAGATGGCCGTCGGCGCCTACGCGGCGCTGCGGGAGGCGGGCCGCCGCGTCCCCGAGGACGTCGCCGTCGTCGGCTTCGACGACGACATCTTCGCCCGCTCCGCCGTGCCCGCCCTCAGCACCGTCCGCCAGGTCCCCGTCGAGCTCGGCGCCCGGATGGCCGAGCTCCTGACCGCCCGCATCGAGGGCGCCGACGTCGAGCACCGCACCCTGATGCCCACCGAGCTGATCGTCCGCGCCAGCTCCTGA
- a CDS encoding sensor histidine kinase, producing the protein MRFATHVLVLQLATVAAAVLVCAGLVTALSVQQLQGEAEETALAIARTVAEDSDVRDAVAASSADPAVPSRAELEGGTLETAAEAIEERTGALFVVITDDRGIRLAHPDPERLGEVVSTSAEEALAGRESVSWGTGTLGESARAKVPVYGPDGARVVGEVSIGFARSSVFDDLPTALLGVLAAALAGLVLAAVASVFIRRRLLRLTLGLAPEELTALVQDQAAVLDGVDEGVLALDRDGRVGVCNARAAAILGSEDPTGRALHGRALADLGLPQPLADAIAAALASTEPSRGNGEEGFVVRSRIVYVDIRRVTRGDRDLGVVVVLRDRTALAALSRRLDAVGAMTNALRVQRHEFANRLHVVAGLLDAGRTGSAREYLDEVLTRGPLKYPVQHADRLQEPYLQALVGAKGIEAAERGVLLTLGEETLVRGTVIEPEDVATVVGNLVDNAVRAAVEGSRDVRFVEVELLDDGDALFVTVADSGDGVADPESLFARGPGAVDEDDDRVHGRGFGLPLCREVAARRGGEVWLADAGGESSGAVLCARLPGAVLPPEDELRDESRLEEEDR; encoded by the coding sequence ATGCGCTTCGCGACCCACGTGCTCGTGCTGCAGCTCGCCACCGTCGCGGCGGCCGTCCTGGTCTGCGCGGGGCTGGTGACCGCTTTGAGCGTGCAGCAGCTGCAGGGCGAGGCGGAGGAGACGGCGCTCGCCATCGCCCGCACCGTCGCCGAGGACTCCGACGTGCGCGACGCCGTCGCCGCCTCCTCCGCCGACCCGGCCGTGCCCTCCCGCGCGGAGCTCGAGGGCGGGACGCTCGAGACCGCCGCCGAGGCCATCGAGGAGCGCACCGGCGCGCTCTTCGTCGTGATCACCGACGACCGCGGCATCCGGCTCGCCCACCCCGACCCCGAGCGACTCGGCGAGGTGGTCTCGACGAGTGCGGAGGAGGCGCTCGCCGGCCGGGAGTCGGTGTCCTGGGGCACCGGCACGCTCGGCGAGTCCGCGCGGGCGAAAGTGCCGGTCTACGGACCGGACGGCGCGCGCGTGGTCGGCGAGGTGAGCATCGGCTTCGCCCGCTCCAGCGTCTTCGACGACCTGCCGACCGCGCTGCTGGGCGTGCTCGCGGCGGCGCTCGCCGGGCTCGTGCTCGCGGCCGTCGCCTCGGTCTTCATCCGGCGCCGGCTGCTGCGGCTGACGCTCGGCCTCGCGCCGGAGGAGCTCACCGCGCTGGTGCAGGACCAGGCCGCGGTGCTCGACGGGGTCGACGAGGGGGTGCTCGCCCTCGACCGCGACGGGCGGGTCGGCGTCTGCAACGCGCGCGCCGCCGCGATCCTCGGCTCGGAGGATCCGACCGGTCGCGCCCTGCACGGCCGCGCGCTCGCCGACCTCGGGCTGCCGCAGCCGCTCGCCGACGCGATCGCCGCGGCCCTCGCCTCGACGGAGCCCTCCCGCGGGAACGGCGAGGAGGGCTTCGTCGTGCGCTCCCGCATCGTCTACGTGGACATCCGGCGGGTGACCCGGGGCGACCGCGATCTCGGCGTCGTGGTGGTGCTGCGCGATCGGACGGCGCTCGCCGCGCTCAGCCGGCGCCTCGACGCCGTCGGCGCGATGACCAACGCGCTGCGGGTGCAGCGGCACGAGTTCGCCAACCGTCTGCACGTGGTGGCCGGTCTGCTCGATGCGGGCCGGACGGGGTCGGCGCGCGAGTACCTCGACGAGGTGCTGACCCGCGGGCCGCTGAAGTACCCGGTGCAGCACGCCGACCGGCTGCAGGAGCCCTACCTCCAGGCGCTGGTCGGCGCGAAGGGGATCGAGGCGGCCGAGCGCGGCGTCCTGCTGACCCTCGGCGAGGAGACGCTGGTGCGCGGGACGGTGATCGAGCCGGAGGACGTCGCGACGGTGGTCGGCAACCTCGTCGACAACGCGGTGCGCGCGGCCGTCGAGGGGAGCCGCGACGTGCGCTTCGTCGAGGTCGAGCTGCTCGACGACGGCGACGCGCTCTTCGTGACGGTGGCGGACTCCGGCGACGGCGTCGCGGATCCGGAGTCGCTCTTCGCCCGCGGGCCGGGCGCGGTGGACGAGGACGACGACCGCGTGCACGGCCGCGGCTTCGGACTGCCGCTCTGCCGCGAGGTCGCGGCGCGGCGCGGCGGCGAGGTGTGGCTGGCGGACGCCGGTGGCGAGTCCTCCGGGGCGGTGCTCTGCGCGCGGCTGCCGGGCGCGGTGCTGCCGCCGGAGGACGAGCTGCGCGACGAGTCGCGGCTCGAGGAGGAGGACCGATGA
- a CDS encoding CitMHS family transporter: protein MILAFMALIMTKRLTPMVALIVVPTIFGLFAGAGLGIGDMVLEAIGSLAPTAALLMFAIMYFGIMIDVGLFDPLIRFIVRALGDDPAKVVLGTALLAGAVSLDGDGSTTFIVTTAAMLPIYLRLGMNPVVLTCVAGLANGTLNIVPWGGPTVRAAAALQVSPSEIFVPMLPSLAVGLAVTLVFAWFLGLGERRRLGSLALAEPMLEQELVGAGRGSSSRSGARTGGLAALTGGIRTVARERFSFLRGPESLRGAQVAVAARVQADDADTAMADTMLDPERETLRPKLIWVNLVLTLAVMTLLVADILPLPYVFMVGSAVALLINFPKMKDQASEIVKHAPSIVGVVSMVLAAGVLIGVLNGTGMVDAMAEWVVDVIPPALGPFLAVITGVLSIPMTFFMSNDAFYYGILPVLSESAAQYGIDPVEMARASITGQPVHLQSPLVPAILLLVSLAAVNLGDHHRKVLWRAVIVSLVMLAVGVLVGAIPFG, encoded by the coding sequence ATGATCCTGGCCTTCATGGCCCTGATCATGACCAAGCGGCTCACGCCCATGGTCGCCCTGATCGTCGTCCCGACGATCTTCGGGCTCTTCGCCGGCGCCGGTCTCGGCATCGGCGACATGGTGCTCGAGGCGATCGGCAGCCTCGCCCCCACGGCCGCCCTGCTGATGTTCGCGATCATGTACTTCGGCATCATGATCGACGTCGGCCTCTTCGACCCGCTGATCCGCTTCATCGTCCGCGCGCTCGGCGACGACCCGGCCAAGGTCGTCCTCGGCACCGCGCTGCTCGCCGGCGCGGTCTCGCTCGACGGTGACGGCTCGACCACCTTCATCGTGACCACCGCCGCGATGCTGCCGATCTACCTCCGCCTCGGGATGAACCCCGTCGTCCTCACCTGCGTCGCCGGCCTCGCCAACGGCACGCTCAACATCGTGCCCTGGGGCGGCCCCACGGTGCGCGCCGCCGCGGCGCTGCAGGTCTCGCCGAGCGAGATCTTCGTGCCGATGCTGCCCTCGCTCGCCGTCGGCCTCGCCGTCACGCTGGTCTTCGCCTGGTTCCTCGGACTCGGCGAGCGCCGCCGCCTCGGCTCGCTCGCCCTGGCCGAGCCGATGCTCGAGCAGGAGCTCGTCGGCGCCGGCCGCGGCTCGTCGTCCCGCTCCGGAGCCCGCACCGGCGGCCTCGCCGCCCTCACCGGCGGCATCCGCACCGTCGCCCGCGAGCGCTTCTCCTTCCTCCGCGGCCCGGAGTCGCTGCGCGGCGCCCAGGTCGCCGTCGCCGCCCGCGTCCAGGCCGACGACGCCGACACCGCGATGGCCGACACGATGCTCGACCCCGAGCGCGAGACGCTCCGCCCGAAGCTGATCTGGGTCAACCTCGTGCTGACCCTGGCCGTGATGACGCTGCTCGTCGCGGACATCCTGCCGCTCCCCTACGTCTTCATGGTCGGCTCCGCGGTCGCGCTGCTGATCAACTTCCCGAAGATGAAGGACCAGGCGTCCGAGATCGTCAAGCACGCGCCGAGCATCGTCGGCGTCGTCTCGATGGTCCTCGCCGCCGGCGTGCTGATCGGCGTCCTGAACGGCACCGGCATGGTCGACGCGATGGCCGAGTGGGTCGTCGACGTCATCCCGCCCGCGCTCGGACCGTTCCTCGCCGTGATCACCGGCGTGCTGAGCATCCCGATGACCTTCTTCATGTCGAACGACGCGTTCTACTACGGCATCCTCCCGGTGCTCTCCGAGAGCGCCGCGCAGTACGGCATCGACCCGGTCGAGATGGCCCGCGCCTCGATCACCGGCCAGCCCGTGCACCTGCAGAGCCCGCTGGTCCCGGCGATCCTGCTGCTGGTCTCGCTCGCCGCGGTCAACCTGGGCGACCACCACCGCAAGGTGCTCTGGCGCGCGGTGATCGTGTCGCTGGTGATGCTCGCGGTCGGCGTCCTGGTCGGGGCGATCCCCTTCGGCTGA
- a CDS encoding TerC family protein, with protein MTVSPLIWTLTIVFIVLLLLFDFFFHVRKAHEPTLKESALWSALYVGIAVLFGVAVLVFGGPTPGSEYFAGYITEKALSVDNLFVFLIIMASFKVPRADQQKVLLFGIVFALIARTGFIFLGAALINSFAWIFYLFGLILLLTAFNLVKPGDEHAGDNVMVRLAKRIFKTSDQYDGDKFYTHIDGKKVLTPMILVMAAIGGTDILFALDSVPAIFGLTSDVFLVFTATAFSLLGLRQLYFLIDGLLDRLVYLSYGLAAILAFIGVKLILHALHENNLPFINGGEHVEVFEIGTGLSLTVIIGVLAVTVIASLVSPKGRRMAAEAAERKRLAAETGADVKTGH; from the coding sequence ATGACCGTGTCGCCCCTGATCTGGACCCTGACGATCGTCTTCATCGTCCTGCTCCTGCTCTTCGACTTCTTCTTCCACGTGCGCAAGGCGCACGAGCCGACCCTCAAGGAGTCGGCGCTCTGGTCGGCCCTCTACGTCGGCATCGCCGTGCTCTTCGGCGTCGCCGTCCTGGTCTTCGGCGGACCGACCCCCGGCTCCGAGTACTTCGCGGGCTACATCACCGAGAAGGCGCTGTCGGTCGACAACCTCTTCGTCTTCCTCATCATCATGGCGAGCTTCAAGGTGCCCCGCGCCGACCAGCAGAAGGTGCTGCTCTTCGGCATCGTCTTCGCGCTGATCGCCCGCACCGGCTTCATCTTCCTCGGCGCCGCGCTGATCAACTCCTTCGCCTGGATCTTCTACCTCTTCGGCCTGATCCTGCTGCTGACCGCGTTCAACCTGGTGAAGCCCGGCGACGAGCACGCCGGCGACAACGTGATGGTCCGCCTCGCCAAGCGCATCTTCAAGACGAGCGACCAGTACGACGGCGACAAGTTCTACACGCACATCGACGGCAAGAAGGTCCTCACGCCGATGATCCTGGTGATGGCGGCGATCGGCGGCACGGACATCCTGTTCGCGCTCGACAGCGTCCCCGCGATCTTCGGCCTCACCAGCGACGTCTTCCTGGTCTTCACCGCCACGGCGTTCTCGCTGCTCGGTCTGCGCCAGCTGTACTTCCTGATCGACGGACTGCTCGACCGCCTCGTCTACCTCAGCTACGGCCTCGCCGCGATCCTCGCCTTCATCGGCGTGAAGCTGATCCTGCACGCGCTGCACGAGAACAACCTGCCGTTCATCAACGGCGGCGAGCACGTCGAGGTCTTCGAGATCGGCACCGGCCTCTCGCTCACTGTGATCATCGGAGTCCTGGCCGTCACGGTCATCGCCTCGCTGGTCAGCCCGAAGGGTCGCCGCATGGCCGCCGAGGCCGCGGAGCGCAAGCGCCTCGCCGCCGAGACCGGTGCGGACGTCAAAACGGGACACTGA